The DNA region gggacaaaagccccaaatccaagctctAGGTTTTCAAGTTTTACAAGAAAGCTCCAAAATCCATGGTAAAACTCTACCAAAtctagtttagaatcatctaggaatCTTTAACACATCAATTTTAAAGgatttaatccaaaccctaactaAAATCCATGAAATCTCACCTTGGCCAAATATCACTTTGGCCAAATAGCTCTTCAAGCTtgatccaccattagagagctTGCTTCACCTCCAAGCAAACTTCATCTCCTTCAATCTCCTCCTTGGTGGAGAGGttgcaagagagagaaagagagagagagagaggtgttagagagggagagaggtgtttcctcctctttctctcgtGTGTGGGGCAGacaaaataagagaaaagagcTGCGGGGATCCATTTATCACGCCCAAATAGTGCAGGTTCCAGAACCTACATTAAGGTCCGGAACCCGGCCGTAGCCATTTCAGGCATATTCGCAGTCAAGTTCCAGACTGTACGGACAAGGTTCGAAACCTAACACTGTGAACGGTGttttcagtttttttattttcttcttattttcgctctaaaattttgatttgcatTCTGTTTTCtctccaaatcaaatccaacacAATCAAAACTCTCTCTACACATATGAAACACTTTCAAAATTGGAGAATTATAACTTTTCCTTATAAACATTCTTAGATTTCGAAATACAATCATTTTTCAAGAATATTCATTCCATCCGAACTTTCTTCAAGTTTCACCGATACTTCTTCTAATCATTCCGACACCCTTCGGAGCATCGCATGGATCTCTCCAAATCATCTCTGACCGTACATTGGCCAACTTGGTCAAAGTTCAATATAACGCAGCGGAGAATCGGTATATTACAACTCCTCTTAACTTAATGCCATGTTGTCTACTAAGTTTGTTTTTTAGTTATTTCTGTtggtattttttatttaaattaacaGAGTTATCAAATTATTCGCCTATTTAGCAAAGAATTAGATTATAAGATtgacattatttaaatttaaattttttatatagaaaaaagtaTTGGAGACACTGCACAAAGTACTTGTGTTTTCATAATTAAGCGCAATAATTTTTCTATACCATTTATTACATAGAATAATTTTTCTGTTAAACAGtactctttttttcctttttttttttttgatcatgAGGGAGCATTGTAATTCGCACTACTTTTGGGTCATACGATTGTGTACATGTAGGCATTTTGAGTGGTAGGGTCCAGTAGACCAGCTCAGGCAATAATTCAGTGTTACTATAGATCAATTCAGCAAAAGGCTGATGTGGAAGAACTAAACTTGGTGTTGCgtttttctttgcttttaatatatatattttttgatatttcgaagtttttttttttttttctttttaataatcTAGATAGTGTTCGAGCTCGCTCCTCCACTGTCCACTCTCTAGTCTCCACTAGCAACTGCGCGTGGGCTGAAATCTCGTTCCCGTTCGCTGTCTCCCTCTCATGAAGATATTCTCCCACATAatcttcatctccctctcccaccACCTTTCCCCCGCTCCTCATTATGCCCGCAATCATTATTCTCGGTTGCCTCACACGCATGCCCCCCTCCTCTACTCCCAAACCTCACTTCCCCGTCTCCCACAGATTCCGCTCTATATATCCCCCTCCCTACCCCATTCCCCCTCTcccaccgccaccaccaccaccaccaccaccactgccACCTCCTCTTCTGCGCCGCGGCCCCCACCCCNCACCACCACCACTgccacctcctcctcttctgCGCCGCGGCCCCCACCCCATTCTCCCATTCTCTTCGCGACCTACTCCATTCGAAGATCTGCTAGATACATAACTCGTAATTAATCCCTGGGCAATAGCTAATGGCTGTTTCGGGCTTCGAAGGCTTCGAGAAGCGCCTGGAGCTGCGCTTCTCGGGCGACGACCCGctcggcctccgccgcctccgcccggACGCCCTTGAGGAGGTCCTCGACGCCGTGCAGTGCAGCGTCGTCTCCGCCGCCGGCAACCGCGCCTTCGACTCATACATTCTCTCGGAGTCGAGCCTCTTCATCTACCCCTCCATGATCATCATCAAGACGTGCGGCACAACCCAACTCCTCCGTGCCGTCCCCGCCCTCCTCATCCACGCGGATTCCCtcggcctccgcctccgctccaGCCGCTACTCCCGCGGCAGCTTCATATTCCCCCACGCCCAGCCGTCCCCGCACACCAGCTTCTGTGACGAGGTCCTTTTTCTTCAAGACGCGCTTCCCGCCAGCCTCTCCCTCCAAAAAGCTTGCGTGCTCCCTTCCGGCAGCAGCTCGCACTCCTGGCACGTCTACTCGGCTGCTTCCACTGCAGAGGCCGACGGCAATCTGCAGCCGAGCAACGGCCCATTCACTATCGAGGTCTGCATGACGGAGCTCCACCGGGATCTGGCCCGGCGGTTCTACCGGAAGGAAGGGGACGACAGGTCCGGCGATGCGGTCGGGGCGGAGATGACCGCGACGTCGGGGATCACCGGCATCAACCCGCGGGCTCTCATCTGCGGCTACGCCTTTGAGCCGTGCGGATACTCCATGAACGGCCTCGATGGCGCCCGCTACTCGACCATCCACGTCACCCCCGAGGACGGCCACAGCTACGCCAGCTTCGAGTGCGTCGGCGGGCCGGAGGCAATCGAGTCGCTGCGGAAGGCGGTTTTGATCTTCCAGCCAGGGGTGGTCTCGGTGTCGGTCTGCAGTCCGGCATGCTGGGAGGACGACAATGACGAGAGCGATCGGGACCAGATCTGTTCGGCTGTGGCGGAGGTGCTCGAGCCTCTCGGGCTGAGCTGCCGATGTCGGGCTGCGGACCAGTTCAGCGGGGTCGGCACCGTCACGTACCAGGTGTTTAGGGCGGCTCATCCGCATTAAAATTAAGAAGCGCGGCTTACGGATAGATTAACTGGATTATCATTTGCGACGACgacaatgatgatgatgatgtggAATGCATGGGAGAAAATTTGAGGGGAGGGTGTGGGTGTTATAGTGGACATTACAAACGAGAGGTTTGAGATTGGTGGCAGCACCATGATACGGCATCCCACTTTAAGAGTATCACGCTTGATGAGTTGGGTACTGAGGATATGTGTGTAGTGCGGGTGGAAGAGAGGGGGGGCAGTGGAGTTGGGTGGGGGCTTTAGTGTTAAAAGAAAGATTACCTTTTCTTCCCCCTTTCTTTCCATCTATATCTCTTTTTTGGTTTCTAAAAAGGCGAAAGTACACCTTTTTTCTGTTTAAGCTTGTGGTTTTCTTCTGTTACCTCCTCCGTTTAGAGTATTCGTTGCTTGCACCGAGTGCATTGATACGCGGATTCGatcttatttttcaatatttaaattatttttttcaattttaaaattcaatagtttattgaaaaatgaaaatagaaagaaactCTCAAAAAGCCCCAACATGGTTTGATATGTCTGTAGTTTGCTATCATTGGTACGATGCTGTGattcataaaataatatagaatactCCTATACGCTTTAATTGTATTTTTAATGAATTAAAAGCAAGCAACAATTGTCCCAATTGTGTTGTTTACAGGTGTTTGAACTAGCTTATCCAGCTCAAACTTGGTCCGGAATTAATTTTAAGCCTAAAGTTAGGTTCAAATTCcgttgaaattaattcgagctgaGCTCAATGAGTCTAACTTCGAGTCGAACGAGCTCGAGCCTTAAACAAGccacttgaaattcttaacatcgtataatttatagtttaatttttataaaatattatttaaaatttgatacagaaaatgtctaatagttcaacatatatacaaaatgaatgcataaaatatgatattatatataatattaaaaaattagagaacGTAACTTTGCGAGcaagtgaaaaagaaaacaattagaGTAAGGTTTTGCTAATTTAGTTTTGTAGGCACAACAACCtaaactctatatacatataattaaaatacataatatatattattatatataattaaattatatttgttggcatttggttaaatcgaatcgggtgtGCCCATGATCGGGTTTGATCCGACGGttattatgttgtctaattggattaggattaatctcgcttttaaattgaaaagttaattaaagataaattctaatcatattaggataacaattaataacagatttggccttatctcttacgcacatattaggattttggaatcccttataaatatacgaGCGAtctcatataaataaaaaaaaaagagagaaaaaggaagagaatgAACAAGAAAACTAAGAGAGAAAAACGTAGAAACtacatcctccattaacctattattctaaagggtcttgaacggtggatttgcgatcgtgctcgtttgtagttcgatccaacGCGAGTTTGGAACGATAGAAGATTTTCAAGGACAATctgaggacacgtgaatcaacctctacgatccggACTTGTCGCGTTCTAGCGCGAATCGCTttcgcaaaaaggtacgaacgaatacttccgctgcgttctacattggtatcagagcttgatTAGGTTGATTTCGTGCCCTACATTAACTCTTTAACAAGATTGCATGCgtaaatttaaatctattatcgtttagatttttttttgcatgcttGTGGGCGTTAATGGCGGATTTTTCTATGATGAatattattgcatgattttcacACATCTTGAAGCGCGTATGTTGTAGATTAAATCTACaaagtttgatttaatttgattttgtattttatgagaaaaataaaatcctaaaTCGAAACTTTGCAGATGGCTTATTTTATGTGTGATGCATATCCCATTGTGAAACTTACATGATTTGGAAGAGCTCCTTATAAGCTTTCCATTGATATATTTCTTGTAAAATTTGGAGTTCTAAATCAAAAGAtatgattttttaaagtttatcgatctaaataaaaaaaaaatggggcgGCGGAGGCCGCGCAGCTAACTGACCGCGCACAGGGCGCGCATGGCACAGCAGGCCGCGTGCAGGCCGTGCGTTGGCTGTGTAGGCCGAGCGTGCCACGCTGAGGCCACACGTGGGACGCGCGGGCCAAGAGGCCTTGCGCAGGCTGGgcacgggccgtgccggccAGGAGGCCTTGCGCAGGCCGCGCGCGGGCCGTGCGCAGGGCTTGCGCGCGCCAGCAGGCCGCTCGTGGCTGGGCCTGCCCCGCACGAGCAGGCACGCGGGCCGGCCGGCCCCTCACAGGCCGCGCGGGCCGGCCTGCCCCGCACAGGCGGCGTGCTGGCCGCGCGGGCCAGCATGTGCAGGCGGCGCAGGCCGAGCCCGGAGCGGGCTCGCAGCCCGCACGGGCCTGTTGAGGCTTCCTTTTAGTTTTTCTCTTGAttttttgcaccattttttttaataataattttttttaagcatATTTGATGGTTTAATATgcttttctaatatatatatagcatgcatttaatattatgatatttattaTAATGCCTTTTATGATGTATAGATGTAATTTTTggcataatataaatttttctgcATGCCTTGTCAactaggaatttttttttaaattttcgtagagtaaattatatacttttactcccaaatattttgtgcatcttaattaaacaattaaaaattttgacatatggTGAATGATGTGATTAGAAGCAtagcaaaatttttctttacgcatctatgatctaatttttaatttatttaattagagatgcggTAGAATTTAATACATGTATCGTGTGCCAAtcataaaatatctttttctgtGCATTGTGTGAACATAGCCTCCAAACAAGTTGTTGCTGATTTGATCAAAGGCGAGAAattatgtaacacactggacctttgcaaattgcgaggtttgagtgtttggcttgtgttttgagtttttccagattttctggtgggttattgacagtgttccgacctatggctcgtaccctgagaattgaggtttgaagctttgcaccaaaacccgaaatgtcggatttttggtcagctcttgGCTAGCCTTCAACAggctgtgtaccgatacagggttgatggctgtaccggtacaaggttgatggttgtaccggtacgggctcgtgtaccggtacacaggcagttttctagccaacccgaggctcgggtttggtattttcgtgggatgtgtaccagtacgcgggcccgtgtaccggtacgcaatgaCAGATTCTGAATAGtcgaaactgcaggggtgtttttgtaaAGTGGCATCTCTATATtaccacccacgcccctagggctgtCCCTTGAGCTTGGAATAGCAGGGAGAGAGGTAAGGGACCCTTCCATACCTTCCCATTCCCTCTTCTTTGATTTTTGCTTGGGTTTTTGGTGGCTTGATCCTCTCTTTTGctctttggtgccatttccaccttggtagaggcttggagcttggacttggagcttgattgGGGGAAGATCTTTGAacctagagggttttgagcttgaattgaagcttcttagaggtaagtgacttgttctttcctctagatttcgAGATTTGagggtttctttgagatgaaaccctagaatgagactttagggcttgattttgggcattttggatttaaggcttttgaagctcaatcacttggattagaaccttcctctaggttagattggaaggattctagctttcttttgaagcttgagaagAGATTTTACTTTAGAGGTGAGTTCTCTCCACCTTaccttgagttggttaatgtttcagtttagggttgatcgtaaagttcgtttaacccttgttcctacatctatAGGGTGCTGAGAGGCTAGAGGACACCTTCGTTGtattgtatagagaccacctatgtactcttttaacTCTTGTACTCGGATTTTtgttgtattactttatggttCCTTTTAGTGGTTTTGGCTTCTTTCACCTTTTCTTGTTATATAAATCTAGAtatactatgctctgatactcctagatgttcttttattattgctttatttatcgctttgttgtagacgccttatatgttttagacatatggcgagtctgggcATGCGCCGCGCGGGCTTCCGTTGGgccccgaggcgtgacacatggttttcttgaggtgctctcatggtgaacttctagggttcatggtagatgccctaggaatggttctagaGGCTTGAAAATggtattagaatgcttcctagttgattttaagcttgcttttgcttagggatgagatcaatctaggagcaATCTAcatatgacattgttagggctcaaaattagggcttttgccaTAGAATTTTttcaaggcaaattgacctcttggaaacctaattaggggtattcccgacgcgttggataactccgttcgacgttacgaaaatatagggcctaatttggcactattttggttataggacgcgaATTCGGcattcgtaaagttcgggagtcatCGTATTCTTCATCTACTACCactcaaggtggggggtgcacaccggaatcatcggattcccctttatgtctacTTCACCTCTTTGTTGAGCATATTGTtgtatagtcattcatgcatagtggggttaaattacatgtgaaccttggttagaatttcaatattatgttTCTAACatagatgaacatagtgattgaacaagaaccataatggacatgtatggtagaaccctaaagttgtatgaatgcgagacttggacttggacagtagtaaacaaaggtgacattgacaatagagacatgattggcattgagagatgaattgttaaacatagtttaaccaaatgtggcattgtggcaagaatgacctagagagtggcatgaacaaataggtagaaacctatcatgacaatggcattgtgactagtggctatgtatcctcaagttgaggattggatcgatactcacgataagtcttggcttgagggaggtagctcctcgggcggtgcgctccggagttggtcaccactaggcgtggtaaagtccccccagatgacggtccctagggtggttcgagtcccccgttattaagggatttcgggttgtgagttattggggttaacaaggttaaccagcaagattgggtaaaagccaaattAAAGTATggaacaagcatgcatgcatgagcattcattattcgattatatatatatccactgacagttttcttgcaagcatagtattagcattagcattggttacagtttcattttctttgaaa from Ananas comosus cultivar F153 unplaced genomic scaffold, ASM154086v1, whole genome shotgun sequence includes:
- the LOC109704324 gene encoding S-adenosylmethionine decarboxylase proenzyme 4 — encoded protein: MAVSGFEGFEKRLELRFSGDDPLGLRRLRPDALEEVLDAVQCSVVSAAGNRAFDSYILSESSLFIYPSMIIIKTCGTTQLLRAVPALLIHADSLGLRLRSSRYSRGSFIFPHAQPSPHTSFCDEVLFLQDALPASLSLQKACVLPSGSSSHSWHVYSAASTAEADGNLQPSNGPFTIEVCMTELHRDLARRFYRKEGDDRSGDAVGAEMTATSGITGINPRALICGYAFEPCGYSMNGLDGARYSTIHVTPEDGHSYASFECVGGPEAIESLRKAVLIFQPGVVSVSVCSPACWEDDNDESDRDQICSAVAEVLEPLGLSCRCRAADQFSGVGTVTYQVFRAAHPH